One genomic region from Streptomyces sp. Li-HN-5-11 encodes:
- a CDS encoding ATP-binding cassette domain-containing protein, giving the protein MTRIDNNPGGAGNAVTVRGLVKHYGGTKALDGVDLDVREGTVMGVLGPNGAGKTTLVRILSTLIAPDAGQATVAGYDVVRQPRQLRRVIGLTGQYASVDEKLPGWENLYMIGRLLDLPRKEARARADELLERFSLTEAARRPASTYSGGMRRRLDLAASMIGRPAVLYLDEPTTGLDPRTRNEVWDEVKAMVGDGVTVLLTTQYMEEAEQLASELTVVDRGKVIAGGGIEELKATVGGRTLRVKPADPLQLRPLAGMLDELGITGLATTTVDSESGCLLVPVLSDEQLTAVVGAVTARGITIASITTELPSLDEVFLSLTGHRASEPQDTVPAENREEVAV; this is encoded by the coding sequence ATGACGCGAATCGACAACAACCCCGGCGGCGCGGGCAACGCCGTGACCGTGCGGGGGCTGGTCAAGCACTACGGCGGGACCAAGGCGCTGGACGGCGTCGACCTGGACGTGCGCGAGGGCACGGTGATGGGTGTCCTGGGGCCGAACGGGGCCGGCAAGACCACCCTCGTACGCATCCTGTCCACCCTCATCGCGCCCGACGCCGGGCAGGCGACCGTCGCCGGCTACGACGTCGTACGGCAGCCCCGGCAGCTGCGCCGGGTGATCGGACTCACCGGGCAGTACGCCTCCGTCGACGAGAAGCTCCCGGGCTGGGAGAACCTGTACATGATCGGGCGGCTGCTGGACCTGCCCCGCAAGGAGGCCCGGGCCCGCGCCGACGAGCTGCTGGAGCGGTTCTCGCTCACCGAGGCCGCCCGGCGCCCGGCGAGCACGTACTCCGGCGGCATGCGGCGGCGGCTCGACCTCGCCGCCTCGATGATCGGGCGGCCCGCCGTGCTGTACCTGGACGAGCCGACCACCGGGCTCGACCCCCGCACCCGCAACGAGGTGTGGGACGAGGTCAAGGCGATGGTCGGGGACGGGGTCACCGTCCTGCTGACCACCCAGTACATGGAGGAGGCCGAGCAGCTCGCCTCCGAGCTGACCGTCGTCGACCGTGGAAAGGTCATCGCGGGCGGCGGCATCGAGGAGCTGAAGGCCACGGTGGGCGGGCGCACACTGCGTGTGAAGCCGGCCGATCCGCTTCAGCTGCGCCCGCTCGCCGGGATGCTCGACGAGCTGGGCATCACCGGGCTGGCCACGACGACCGTCGACAGCGAGAGCGGCTGTCTCCTCGTGCCGGTCCTCAGCGACGAGCAGCTGACCGCCGTGGTCGGCGCGGTCACCGCGCGCGGCATCACGATCGCCTCCATCACCACCGAACTGCCCAGCCTGGACGAGGTGTTCCTGTCCCTCACCGGCCACCGCGCGAGCGAGCCCCAGGACACCGTGCCCGCCGAGAACCGCGAGGAGGTCGCCGTATGA
- a CDS encoding ABC transporter permease, with product MTATATGATATSADARIPLRGHLRHTGALIRRNLLWIKQDPESMFDALLMPVVFTLLFVYVFGGSIGQALGGGQDGYVQYVIPGMIAMMSMTLSQGVGTGFSQDFNSGVMDRFRSLPIGRGSVLFAKISVELARMLFATAVLMVVAVLVGFDIHHWGGLFAAVGLSAVFASSIMWVFLTLGVMLKNAQSVQAMGFLVLFPLQFGSSIFAPTRSMPGWLQTFTDYNPLSTLADAARGLMIGGPVAHDLWVTLGWSAAITAVMAPVAIHKFRTKS from the coding sequence ATGACCGCCACCGCCACCGGCGCCACCGCCACCAGCGCCGACGCGCGCATTCCGCTGCGCGGCCACCTGCGCCACACCGGCGCGCTGATCCGCCGCAACCTGCTGTGGATCAAGCAGGACCCCGAGTCGATGTTCGACGCGCTGCTGATGCCGGTCGTCTTCACCCTGCTGTTCGTGTACGTCTTCGGCGGCTCGATCGGGCAGGCCCTGGGCGGCGGGCAGGACGGGTACGTGCAGTACGTGATCCCCGGCATGATCGCGATGATGAGCATGACGCTGTCCCAGGGGGTCGGCACGGGCTTCAGCCAGGACTTCAACTCCGGGGTCATGGACCGCTTCCGCTCCCTGCCGATCGGGCGCGGCTCGGTGCTCTTCGCGAAGATCTCGGTGGAGCTGGCGCGGATGCTGTTCGCGACGGCCGTGCTGATGGTCGTCGCCGTGCTGGTCGGTTTCGACATCCACCACTGGGGCGGGCTGTTCGCGGCCGTCGGCCTGTCCGCGGTGTTCGCCTCGTCGATCATGTGGGTGTTCCTCACCCTGGGCGTGATGCTGAAGAACGCGCAGTCGGTGCAGGCGATGGGCTTCCTGGTGCTGTTCCCGCTGCAGTTCGGCTCGTCGATCTTCGCGCCGACGAGGTCCATGCCGGGCTGGCTGCAGACCTTCACCGACTACAACCCCCTGTCCACGCTCGCGGACGCGGCGCGCGGACTGATGATCGGCGGCCCGGTGGCGCACGACCTGTGGGTGACCCTCGGCTGGTCGGCGGCGATCACGGCGGTGATGGCGCCGGTCGCGATCCACAAGTTCCGCACCAAGAGCTGA
- a CDS encoding BTAD domain-containing putative transcriptional regulator, with amino-acid sequence MDPVRYRILGTTQALRPDGTPVPVGGARLRALLTVLALRPGRTVPVRVLVDEVWDGDPPADATGALQALVGRLRRALGADAVASDEGGYRLTAARDDIDLHRFERLAGDGLRALADGDAAKAAVVLDDALALWRGPALADLPDRTAEAARWETRHLDARRARLAAGLALGHAEQSLPELSALCDAHPLDEPLQALRLRALRDSGRTAEALAAYEAVRGLLADRLGSDPGPELRALHVELLNPEAAGGVPASSGAPARPGAAERNDRAGRPATPTARLAATAAVTATTATATTAAVTAADGSAPQPPSNLRARLTSFVGREADIEAIGEDLAAARLVTLLGPGGAGKTRLSQEAAEAVRPALRDGVWLAELAPVDDPHAVPEAVLTAVGARETVLYGAGAEEIRAAVADRHDGPVERLVEHCARRRMLLLLDNCEHVVDAAARLVEELLERCPHLTVLATSREPLGVPGEVLRPVEPLPEPVALRLLADRGAAVRPGFRIDADEETAAACAEICLRLDGLPLAIELAAARLRMLTPRQIADRLDDRFRLLTSGSRTVLPRQQTLRAVVDWSWDLLDEQERDVLRRLSVFAGGCDLAAAEAVCGPAAFDALGSLVDKSLVVAAPAPDGEMRYRLLETVSEYAGERLDEAGQRTETERAHLTYYRELARTTDPLLRGPGQLAAIGRLEREYENLRTALRHAVAARDEQEAICIVLSLVWYWQMRDLRIEARNWCVEVMALGPDPFTEPVRRAAPVQERCTDVPPPLTGELLAEARRGVHLAHLACMDTELDAWQTPEAQRKLRLITETYEPGLPQTCRAPGILWFYAVMLTGDVGRLSEVLDACVRTCRATPGMEWELAATLQMRANVLANRSDWAGDATADADESLEIYERIGDLWGAADALAARGEAHERIGEYQLAAADYRAAIEHAERLGARAHLAVLSARLGSALMEAGEFERGERILREVIETQAGSHNEAVPAARMFLAARLAMTDRIPQAREQLRLVREEFQIAHFIVFDAFILGSEAWVEALAGDYALALDKTRQALERARDPLSEAIAPHMRPLYLTLAAIGLAETDGGRRARDGARCIGAALAALPQGHVGTSMEREVYARAERHTRAVLGDEAYEAAVAEGGGLSAKEAAALV; translated from the coding sequence ATGGACCCCGTGCGCTACCGCATCCTCGGCACCACCCAGGCGCTCCGCCCCGACGGCACCCCCGTTCCGGTCGGCGGGGCGCGACTGCGTGCCCTGCTGACCGTGCTCGCCCTGCGGCCCGGCCGTACCGTTCCGGTACGCGTCCTGGTCGACGAGGTCTGGGACGGCGACCCGCCCGCCGACGCCACAGGTGCGCTGCAGGCGCTGGTGGGACGGCTGCGCCGGGCCCTCGGCGCGGACGCGGTCGCCTCCGACGAGGGCGGCTACCGGCTCACCGCCGCGCGCGACGACATCGACCTGCACCGTTTCGAACGACTGGCGGGGGACGGCCTGCGCGCCCTGGCGGACGGCGACGCGGCGAAGGCGGCCGTCGTCCTCGACGACGCCCTCGCCCTCTGGCGCGGCCCCGCCCTCGCCGACCTGCCCGACCGCACCGCCGAGGCGGCCCGCTGGGAGACCCGCCACCTCGACGCCCGCCGCGCCCGCCTCGCCGCGGGCCTGGCACTCGGCCACGCCGAGCAGAGCCTGCCCGAACTGAGCGCCCTGTGCGACGCCCATCCCCTCGACGAGCCCCTCCAGGCCCTGCGCCTGCGCGCCCTGCGCGACTCCGGCCGAACGGCCGAGGCCCTGGCCGCGTACGAGGCCGTACGGGGCCTGCTGGCCGACCGTCTGGGCTCGGACCCCGGCCCCGAACTGCGGGCGCTCCACGTCGAGTTACTGAATCCGGAAGCTGCGGGCGGGGTGCCCGCCTCCTCCGGTGCCCCGGCACGCCCAGGCGCGGCGGAGCGGAACGACCGGGCCGGCCGCCCGGCCACCCCCACCGCCCGCCTCGCCGCCACGGCGGCCGTCACCGCCACCACGGCGACCGCCACCACGGCGGCCGTCACCGCCGCCGACGGCTCCGCCCCGCAGCCGCCCAGCAACCTCCGTGCCCGGCTCACCTCGTTCGTCGGCCGGGAGGCCGACATCGAGGCGATCGGAGAGGACTTGGCGGCCGCGCGGCTGGTCACGCTGCTCGGGCCCGGCGGCGCCGGGAAGACGCGGTTGTCGCAGGAGGCCGCCGAGGCCGTGCGGCCGGCGCTGCGGGACGGGGTGTGGCTGGCCGAGCTCGCGCCCGTCGACGACCCGCACGCCGTACCCGAGGCCGTGCTCACGGCCGTCGGCGCCCGCGAGACGGTGCTCTACGGCGCCGGCGCCGAGGAGATACGGGCCGCGGTCGCCGACCGGCACGACGGTCCCGTGGAGCGACTGGTGGAGCACTGCGCCCGGCGGCGCATGCTGCTCCTGCTCGACAACTGCGAGCACGTCGTCGACGCGGCGGCCCGGCTCGTCGAGGAACTGCTCGAGCGCTGCCCGCACCTCACCGTCCTCGCCACCAGCAGGGAACCCCTCGGCGTACCGGGCGAGGTGCTGCGGCCGGTGGAGCCGCTGCCGGAGCCGGTCGCGCTGCGGCTGCTCGCCGACCGGGGAGCGGCCGTACGGCCCGGCTTCCGGATCGACGCGGACGAGGAGACCGCGGCCGCCTGCGCCGAGATCTGCCTGCGCCTGGACGGCCTGCCCCTCGCCATCGAACTCGCGGCGGCCCGGCTGCGGATGCTCACCCCCCGGCAGATCGCCGACCGCCTCGACGACCGCTTCCGCCTCCTCACCTCCGGCAGCCGTACCGTCCTGCCCCGTCAGCAGACCCTGCGCGCGGTCGTCGACTGGTCCTGGGACCTGCTCGACGAGCAGGAGCGGGACGTCCTGCGGCGCCTTTCCGTCTTCGCCGGCGGCTGCGACCTCGCCGCCGCCGAGGCGGTGTGCGGCCCGGCCGCCTTCGACGCCCTCGGCTCCCTCGTCGACAAGTCCCTCGTGGTGGCCGCCCCCGCCCCTGACGGAGAGATGCGCTACCGGCTCCTGGAGACCGTCTCCGAGTACGCGGGCGAACGGCTGGACGAGGCGGGGCAGCGCACGGAGACCGAGCGCGCCCATCTGACGTACTACCGCGAACTCGCCCGCACCACGGACCCGTTGCTGCGCGGCCCCGGCCAACTGGCCGCCATCGGGCGGCTGGAGCGCGAGTACGAGAACCTGCGCACCGCCCTGCGCCACGCCGTCGCCGCGCGTGACGAGCAGGAGGCGATCTGCATCGTCCTGTCGCTCGTCTGGTACTGGCAGATGCGCGACCTGCGCATCGAGGCCCGCAACTGGTGCGTCGAGGTCATGGCTCTGGGCCCCGACCCCTTCACCGAACCGGTCCGCCGCGCCGCCCCGGTCCAGGAACGCTGCACGGACGTTCCGCCCCCGCTGACCGGCGAGCTCCTCGCCGAAGCCCGGCGCGGTGTCCACCTCGCCCATCTCGCCTGCATGGACACCGAGCTGGACGCCTGGCAGACCCCGGAGGCCCAGCGGAAGCTGCGCCTGATCACCGAGACCTACGAGCCGGGCCTGCCACAGACGTGCCGCGCCCCGGGCATCCTCTGGTTCTACGCCGTCATGCTGACGGGAGACGTGGGGCGGCTGTCCGAGGTCCTCGACGCTTGCGTGCGCACCTGCCGCGCCACCCCCGGCATGGAGTGGGAACTCGCCGCCACGCTGCAGATGCGCGCCAACGTCCTCGCCAACCGCAGCGACTGGGCGGGCGACGCGACCGCCGACGCCGACGAGTCGCTGGAGATCTACGAGCGGATCGGGGATCTGTGGGGTGCCGCCGACGCGCTGGCCGCGCGCGGAGAGGCCCATGAACGGATCGGCGAGTACCAGCTCGCCGCGGCCGACTACCGGGCGGCGATCGAACACGCCGAACGGCTCGGCGCACGCGCCCACCTGGCGGTGCTGAGCGCACGGCTCGGCAGCGCGCTGATGGAGGCGGGCGAGTTCGAGCGCGGTGAGCGGATCCTGCGCGAGGTGATCGAGACGCAGGCCGGTTCGCACAACGAGGCCGTGCCCGCCGCCCGGATGTTCCTCGCCGCCCGTCTCGCCATGACCGACCGGATCCCTCAGGCGCGCGAGCAACTGCGGCTGGTGCGGGAGGAGTTCCAGATCGCCCACTTCATCGTCTTCGACGCCTTCATCCTCGGCTCGGAGGCCTGGGTGGAGGCGCTCGCCGGCGACTACGCACTCGCCCTGGACAAGACCCGGCAGGCGCTGGAGCGGGCCCGCGACCCGCTGTCGGAGGCCATCGCCCCGCACATGCGCCCCCTGTACCTGACCCTCGCCGCGATCGGCCTCGCCGAGACCGACGGCGGCCGTCGGGCCCGCGACGGCGCCCGCTGCATCGGGGCGGCGCTGGCCGCGCTGCCGCAGGGTCACGTCGGCACGTCCATGGAGCGCGAGGTGTACGCCCGGGCCGAGCGGCACACCCGCGCCGTGCTCGGCGACGAGGCGTACGAGGCCGCGGTCGCGGAGGGCGGCGGCCTCTCCGCGAAGGAGGCCGCCGCCCTGGTCTGA
- a CDS encoding Uma2 family endonuclease: MTIAEGWVELVQDEIHVPRSARLRLTRNGLTLVPVTHAHTATARRIANQIEQRLPGWAAVGEFSVVPPREGYKPEPDASALPMEQFRPDKSEVDEALLPFVVEVVSPESKDRDYNTKPEHYALRRIPAYLIVDVLAATWTLLTQPASGAYQCSQSGPFGKEIEIPVADQILTLDSSQFMRV, encoded by the coding sequence ATGACGATCGCCGAGGGCTGGGTGGAGCTGGTCCAGGACGAGATCCACGTGCCGAGGAGCGCGCGCCTCCGGCTTACGAGGAACGGGCTGACGTTGGTACCGGTCACGCACGCGCACACCGCGACGGCTCGGCGTATCGCCAATCAGATCGAGCAACGACTGCCTGGCTGGGCCGCGGTCGGCGAGTTCTCGGTCGTCCCGCCACGGGAAGGGTACAAGCCGGAGCCTGATGCCTCGGCACTCCCCATGGAGCAATTCCGCCCGGACAAGAGCGAGGTCGACGAAGCGCTCCTGCCCTTCGTCGTCGAAGTCGTCTCCCCCGAGAGCAAGGACCGCGACTACAACACCAAGCCCGAGCACTATGCCCTGCGACGGATCCCGGCGTATCTGATCGTCGACGTGCTCGCTGCCACCTGGACGCTCCTGACCCAGCCGGCGAGCGGCGCCTACCAGTGCAGCCAGTCCGGCCCCTTCGGCAAGGAGATCGAGATCCCCGTGGCCGACCAGATCCTCACCCTCGACTCCTCCCAGTTCATGCGCGTGTGA
- a CDS encoding site-2 protease family protein, whose product MTTATSRHSDRRISPVFVGILAVTAVTGWATWAGFAQQPGVAVFLFVTAAWIVSLCLHEYAHARTALHSGDITVGAKGYLTLNPLKYTHALLSIVLPVLFVIMGGIGLPGGAVFIERNRIRGRWRHSLISAAGPLTNVLFAAVCTAPFWLHALDGVPRDFRFALAFLALLQVTAAILNFLPVPGLDGYGVIEPWLSYNVKRQVEPFAPFGLLFVFALLWVPSVNSAFFDLVDAVLRPLGIGDFDQYCGQELYRFWQGTNEFCSASQ is encoded by the coding sequence ATGACCACCGCCACCAGCCGCCACAGTGACCGGCGGATCAGTCCCGTCTTCGTCGGGATACTCGCCGTCACCGCCGTCACCGGCTGGGCCACCTGGGCCGGATTCGCCCAGCAGCCGGGCGTGGCGGTGTTCCTGTTCGTGACGGCGGCCTGGATCGTCTCCCTGTGCCTGCACGAGTACGCGCACGCGCGAACGGCGCTGCACAGCGGCGACATCACGGTCGGCGCGAAGGGTTACCTCACGCTGAACCCACTGAAGTACACGCACGCCCTGCTGAGCATCGTCCTCCCGGTCCTATTCGTGATCATGGGCGGCATCGGGCTGCCGGGCGGCGCGGTGTTCATCGAGCGGAACCGGATCCGGGGCCGCTGGCGGCACAGTCTCATCTCCGCCGCCGGTCCGCTCACGAACGTGCTGTTCGCGGCGGTGTGCACGGCGCCGTTCTGGCTGCACGCGCTGGACGGCGTCCCCCGCGACTTCCGCTTCGCCCTGGCGTTCCTGGCGCTGCTGCAGGTCACGGCTGCGATCCTGAACTTCCTGCCCGTCCCCGGCCTGGACGGCTACGGCGTGATCGAGCCCTGGCTGTCGTACAACGTCAAGCGCCAGGTGGAGCCCTTCGCCCCGTTCGGCCTGCTGTTCGTGTTCGCGCTGCTGTGGGTGCCGTCGGTCAACAGCGCGTTCTTCGACCTGGTCGACGCCGTCCTGCGGCCGCTCGGCATCGGCGACTTCGACCAGTACTGCGGCCAGGAGCTCTACCGGTTCTGGCAGGGCACGAACGAGTTCTGCTCGGCGAGCCAGTGA
- the npdG gene encoding NADPH-dependent F420 reductase — MTSTDSAQQPAGTPAKAPAKDPWDLPDVSGLVVGVLGGTGPQGKGLAYRLARAGQKVIIGSRAAERAQAAADELGHGIEGADNAETARRSDVVIVAVPWEGHGKTLESLREELAGKLVVDCVNPLGFDKKGAYALKPEEGSAAEQAAALLPDSRVTAAFHHLSAVLLQDPEIDEIDTDVMVLGEERADVETVQALAGRIPGMRGVFAGRLRNAHQVESLVANLISVNRRYKAHAGLRVTDV; from the coding sequence ATGACCTCTACCGACAGTGCACAGCAGCCCGCCGGGACACCCGCGAAGGCCCCCGCCAAGGACCCCTGGGACCTCCCCGACGTCTCCGGGCTCGTCGTCGGCGTGCTCGGCGGGACCGGTCCTCAGGGCAAGGGCCTCGCCTACCGGCTCGCCCGGGCCGGCCAGAAGGTGATCATCGGTTCGCGTGCCGCTGAGCGCGCCCAGGCGGCCGCCGACGAGCTCGGGCACGGCATCGAGGGCGCCGACAACGCCGAGACCGCCCGCCGCAGCGACGTGGTGATCGTCGCCGTGCCCTGGGAGGGCCACGGCAAGACCCTCGAGTCCCTGCGCGAGGAACTGGCCGGCAAGCTCGTCGTGGACTGCGTCAACCCGCTCGGCTTCGACAAGAAGGGCGCCTACGCCCTCAAGCCCGAGGAGGGCAGTGCCGCCGAGCAGGCCGCCGCGCTGCTGCCGGACTCACGGGTGACCGCCGCCTTCCACCACCTGTCGGCGGTCCTCCTGCAGGACCCGGAGATCGACGAGATCGACACCGACGTCATGGTGCTGGGCGAGGAGCGCGCCGACGTGGAGACCGTCCAGGCGCTGGCCGGGCGCATCCCCGGCATGCGCGGCGTCTTCGCCGGCCGGCTGCGCAACGCCCACCAGGTGGAGTCGCTGGTCGCGAACCTGATCTCCGTCAACCGCCGCTACAAGGCACACGCCGGGCTCCGCGTCACCGACGTGTGA